From a region of the Triticum urartu cultivar G1812 unplaced genomic scaffold, Tu2.1 TuUngrouped_contig_5242, whole genome shotgun sequence genome:
- the LOC125528964 gene encoding disease resistance protein Pik-2-like — translation MDVVTSVMGSLLAKLGELLLAEYKLQKGVKEDVESLELEMKGVHAALTMVAKVPRDQLDQQVKIWADELTGLSYDMEDVVDNFLVYVEGFDPAANSHKLKLLVEKMTSLFTKGKARHQIANAIKDIKTHAKDLADWHDRYSKVKDTGINNTIYPCLAALYKNQKDLVGIEDARDELIKRLTHSDGDVSNQQLKIVSISGAGGLGKTTLAKAVYDSLQTKFSCKAFVPVGRNPQVNKVLKDILLELEPSKSMGDIAILDERQLINKLRDLLQDKRYFIVIDDIWDTTAWGIIKFALLDNNLGSRVITTTRLHQVATKTGDVYKLEPLSHSLSEELFYTILSDGKGKCPYDQPSDVSKKFLQKCAGVPLAIIAIASLLRDKPMENWSTLYSSIGFGNGDNKDIDDMRRILMFSYDDLPYHLRPCLLHLSIFPEDALIMKDTLIWMWVAEGFVHEEPGIGLFEIGERYFNDLVNRSMLLPVEHIEDNAIYACRVHDMVLDIICLLSKEQNFVTILDSNEKYSSSQSKARRLAVQTRDGEQHNHLVNKSMPKLRSCYASMCHISMMPPLSCFQVLRVLDMKNCKFLENCHLEHLGKSHLLRYLSLENTNISELPKDIGDLKFLQTLDLRNCKIKGLPQSTSLLRKLKCLRVGSMRLCTDGFEHICIEAPNWIGNLTSLEELSLKISGEFSTFVEGLGKLTELRVLGCDLRGHLDERSMKTLVGSVCKLEKIQILHLEDLDEWSEMETDTYWAGYKPPRELRDLSMSSTFSRLPAWINSSLLPNLSKLKMDLYHFEEPDVVNLGGLPKLCDMGNLWIDSYIEFPDGAFPKLRYCGIHAPFWFLPGSMRSLECITFGFGTMWYMRDAVIDFDFISTLVNLPSLRWVFANIDCHGARASDVEKMEAAVRQAIDNHPNHPTLDLDMSGDPRMIKEPASPLLHHATSVGTSAREDNKESSSQETQQEFDDDDDNRIKQKPDLEQKKQDQSHEGQASDSTKAEPENQREANDVAPDAVEKCSVLDVHPNSPVPRLSFGMSAPSPAHTTTAGVSNSAQAINEKEEEESQADRQEQPAEEHEEAEDGSAETGHTV, via the exons ATGGACGTGGTGACCAGTGTCATGGGAAGCCTACTCGCCAAGCTGGGTGAGCTGCTTTTGGCGGAGTACAAGCTACAGAAGGGCGTCAAGGAAGACGTCGAGTCCCTTGAGCTAGAGATGAAGGGCGTACACGCTGCCCTTACAATGGTGGCAAAGGTGCCAAGGGACCAGCTCGACCAGCAGGTGAAGATCTGGGCAGATGAACTCACAGGCCTGTCATACGACATGGAGGATGTCGTTGACAACTTCCTGGTGTACGTTGAGGGGTTCGATCCAGCAGCCAACTCTCACAAGCTCAAATTGCTAGTGGAGAAAATGACCAGCTTGTTCACCAAAGGCAAGGCTCGCCATCAGATCGCCAATGCCATCAAGGACATCAAGACCCATGCCAAAGACCTGGCTGACTGGCATGACAGATACAGTAAAGTCAAGGACACGGGCATAAACAACACCATTTATCCTTGTCTAGCGGCTTTGTACAAGAATCAGAAAGACCTCGTTGGCATTGAAGACGCTCGGGACGAGCTAATCAAGAGACTGACACATAGTGATGGGGATGTGTCAAATCAGCAGCTTAAGATAGTATCTATTTCTGGAGCCGGAGGACTCGGCAAGACAACTCTTGCCAAGGCAGTGTATGATAGTCTTCAAACAAAATTTAGTTGCAAGGCTTTTGTTCCGGTGGGTCGAAACCCTCAAGTGAACAAAGTTCTCAAGGACATCCTCCTGGAACTGGAACCAAGCAAGTCTATGGGTGATATAGCCATATTGGATGAAAGACAACTCATCAACAAGCTCCGAGATCTACTTCAAGATAAGAG GTACTTCATCGTCATCGATGACATATGGGATACAACGGCATGGGGAATAATCAAATTTGCATTGTTGGATAACAATCTTGGAAGTCGAGTCATCACAACTACTCGTCTTCATCAAGTTGCCACAAAGACCGGTGATGTCTACAAGCTAGAACCACTTTCTCACAGTTTGTCTGAAGAACTATTCTATACAATATTATCTGATGGTAAAGGAAAATGCCCTTATGATCAACCTTCTGACGTATCTAAAAAATTTCTACAGAAATGCGCTGGTGTGCCGCTTGCTATCATTGCAATAGCTAGTTTGTTGCGTGATAAACCAATGGAGAATTGGTCTACGCTATACAGCTCTATTGGTTTTGGAAATGGAGATAATAAAGATATTGATGACATGAGAAGGATATTAATGTTTAGCTATGATGATCTACCTTATCATCTAAGGCCTTGTCTGTTGCATCTGAGCATATTTCCAGAAGACGCTTTGATCATGAAAGACACATTGATATGGATGTGGGTGGCCGAAGGCTTTGTCCATGAGGAGCCAGGGATAGGGTTATTTGAGATTGGAGAGAGATACTTTAATGATCTCGTAAATAGAAGCATGCTCCTGCCTGTCGAGCACATAGAAGATAATGCCATATATGCTTGTCGTGTTCATGATATGGTTCTTGATATAATTTGTTTGTTATCAAAGGAACAAAATTTTGTCACCATACTGGATAGTAATGAGAAATATTCATCTTCACAAAGCAAAGCTCGTAGGTTAGCTGTCCAAACAAGAGATGGAGAGCAGCACAACCATTTGGTTAACAAGAGCATGCCAAAATTGAGATCATGTTATGCGAGCATGTGTCATATAAGTATGATGCCACCACTTTCATGCTTTCAAGTGTTACGTGTTCTAGATATGAAAAACTGCAAATTTCTGGAAAACTGTCATCTTGAGCATCTTGGAAAGTCACATCTGTTGAGATACTTAAGTCTAGAGAACACAAATATTAGTGAGCTCCCAAAAGATATAGGAGATCTAAAGTTTCTGCAGACACTAGACTTGAGGAACTGCAAGATAAAAGGATTGCCGCAGAGTACTAGTTTGCTGAGGAAACTTAAGTGCCTGCGTGTTGGCAGCATGCGCTTGTGCACTGATGGTTTTGAACATATTTGTATTGAAGCGCCGAATTGGATAGGGAACCTGACATCCCTGGAAGAGCTATCTTTGAAAATTAGTGGCGAATTTTCTACCTTCGTTGAAGGACTCGGTAAGCTGACAGAGCTGAGGGTGCTAGGATGTGATTTAAGGGGACATTTGGATGAGCGCTCGATGAAAACTTTGGTGGGTTCTGTATGCAAACTTGAGAAAATCCAAATCCTACATCTTGAGGACCTCGATGAGTGGTCCGAAATGGAGACAGATACCTACTGGGCAGGCTACAAGCCCCCTCGGGAACTCCGTGATCTGTCAATGTCGAGCACTTTCAGTAGGCTCCCGGCATGGATTAATTCCTCGCTGCTGCCGAACCTCTCCAAACTAAAAATGGATCTGTATCATTTTGAGGAGCCGGATGTGGTCAACCTGGGGGGCTTGCCAAAGCTTTGTGACATGGGAAATTTGTGGATAGACTCATACATTGAGTTCCCTGATGGCGCGTTCCCAAAGTTGAGGTACTGCGGGATACATGCACCTTTCTGGTTTCTGCCGGGAAGCATGCGGAGCCTTGAATGCATTACGTTTGGCTTCGGCACAATGTGGTACATGAGGGATGCCGTCATTGATTTTGACTTTATTAGTACCCTGGTGAACCTCCCTTCCCTCCGGTGGGTCTTCGCTAATATCGACTGCCATGGTGCCCGTGCTTCTGATGTGGAGAAGATGGAGGCAGCTGTGAGGCAAGCAATCGACAATCATCCCAACCATCCCACGCTTGATCTCGACATGAGTGGTGACCCTCGG ATGATAAAAGAACCAGCCTCCCCTCTTCTGCATCATGCTACTAGTGTTGGTACGTCTGCTCGGGAGGACAACAAAGAATCGAGCTCCCAAGAGACACAACAAGAG TTCGACGACGACGATGACAACCGCATCAAACAAAAGCCGGATCTGGAGCAGAAGAAGCAAGATCAG TCCCATGAAGGCCAGGCGTCGGATTCCACCAAGGCAGAG CCGGAGAACCAACGCGAAGCCAACGATGTCGCCCCTGATGCAGTGGAGAAGTGCTCAG